ATCATTAATCTTTGAAGTTTTCTGACTTTCCTTGTTTGTCCTAACTGCTCGGCATGAAAAATTCGTTGTCGCAATTTCTTCACATATTTGTAGATTTTCCTCCAGTTAATAGAGTTCCAATCATAAACCTGTGGAGCAGTAGCCGACTTATTAATTTTTATATAAGTTTCCATAACTAAACTCCTCATTTCAAGTTAATTACTTTTCGTTTTTTCTCATGTTGACGACCATGTGGAAGTCTGCACACTTTCGTGTTAGAGCAAATTCTGAACTCCTATCCGACAAGTTATTTATTCCTTTGGACTTTCGTCCTATCGGCGTTCGCTTTCTCCACATTCCCATACCCTTTGCACATTGTAACGTTCTTACGATTGTCCTACCTATTAAGGAGCACATAGGGTTTACCAAGTTCCACTAATAACAGATACAAATGAGTTAAGTGTCCTCCTATATTCCGGTGGATATATGGGTCATTCCATGGTCTACCTACTATACAACCTTTCCTATCCACAATATAAGCTTATCAGTCACTTTAGCTTATTTACGCCTTACGAAAATTACAAAGGTTCAACATTTGTTTACACATTCTCATTCTTTCCCTAGCCTTGTAGTTCAATGTGACTATGTCCTACATTAGACCTTTAACTCTCCTGCAACCCACATTTCAATTACTCAAAATGCAGTTTTGAGCGGGAATATGCTTAATGACTAGCATAGTTTCCTATTGGAAACGCTGTTATTTAGCGACTTCTTGTCGCACAATAGTATGGCGTATTACCTATCCCTTTTAATTGGTTCGTTTTTCCACCATCTTTTGTTAGTACATTCACTCTCTAGCCATTTAATCGCCCCTGTCTCTTTAATTTAACTTCCTTCTGAAACTCTCTTACTTCTTTCCTTGGATGGTTAGGGAATTCAAGAAGCAAAGCTAAAGAATCCACTGCTCTTTCTTTTGTTCCAAAATAAACTTCATAGTTTGTCATTGTTGCTCTACCTCACTTTCTTACTAAATTTGCGTAAAAAAATACCGCAAATTCATTTTTATGATATGCTCCCTTTAAGGTAGACAGATTAAAAAATAAAAATCTGTTATTTTAAAGGGGGTATTTTTTTGTCTAAAAGATCCAAATATACAGTAGAAGAAAAGTATAATATTTTAATGGATTATGATAACGGAGTTGGTTCAATACAAGAGATCTGCATTAGCTATAAAATTAGTACATCTACTTTTCATGAATGGAGATATAAATATGAAAAGCATGGACTGGACGGATTAAAAGAATCAAGAAAATCTCAGAAATATTCAAAGGAAATAAAGGAACGAGCCCTGAAAGACTATTTTTCAGGGAAATACTCACAGATGGAAATTTCAAAGAAATACGGAATATCGAATAGATCAGTATTTAAACTTTGGATAAACAAGTATAATAGTCATAGAAAGATAATTGCAACACCGGAAGGAATGAGGCACTCTATGACAAAGGGAAGAACTACATCTTTAAATGAAAGAATTGAAATTGTACAATACTGTATTGCTCACAACAATGATTATAATAAGGCCGCTGAGACTTATAAAGTCTCATATAATCAAGTATACCAATGGGTTAGAAAATACGAATCTGGCGGAGAAAATGCACTCCAAGATGCGCGTGGCAGAAAAAAGCCTGATTCAGACCTAACACCTGAAGATAGAATTAAGCTTGAAATGAAAAGACTTGAAGCTGAAAATGAAAGACTAAGAGCGGAGAATGCATTCCTAAAAAAATTGGAGGAACTAGAAAGGAGGCGGTATTAAGCCGAATAAGACAAGAAAACAAATATATTGCTATAGAGGAACTTCATAACACTGAAAAATTCTCTATTTTATTATTGTGTGAAATAGCAATGATTTCACGTTCATCATTTTACAAATGGGCAAATCATGAAAAATCTACTTTGGAAAATGAGAATAAAATGTTAGTTGATGAAATTATTAAAATCTATGAGGACGTAGATGGCATTTATGGATATCGAAGAATGACAATGAATTTAAATCGAAAACTAGGTGAAAATTTCAACCACAAGCGTATTTACCGACTTATGAAAGTTGCAGGGCTACAATCTGTTATTAGAAGAAAGAAGAAACGTTACATAAAATCAATTCCTCAGCAAGTAGCAGAGAATATTCTGAACCGTAAATTTACAGCCGATAAACCTAATCAAAAATGGCTTACAGATGTTACTGAATTTAAGTATGGGAACTCTAAGAAGGCATACTTAAGTGCTATATTAGATTTAAATGATAACTCTATTGTTTCATATGTACTTGGACATTCTAACAACAATGAACTTGTATTTAAGACTTTAGATTTGGCGCTTACAGCTTCGCCCGGCGCAAAGCCTATTCTTCATAGTGATCGAGGATTTCAGTATACTTCATATGGATTTAAACGTAAATTAACATTAGCAGAGATGACACAAAGTATGTCTAGAGTAGGTAAATGCATAGATAACGGTCCTATGGAAGCATTTTGGGGAATCCTTAAGTGCGAAAAGTATTATCTATATAAATATGATACATATGACGAACTTTCCAATGCAATTGACGACTATATAAGTTTCTATAATAACAAAAGATTACAAAAAAGATTAAACGGCCTAAGTCCTTTGGAATTCAGGGCTTTAGCCGCTTAAACTATTTTTGTTATTTTCACTGTCTACTTGACAGGGTGCAGTTCATTATGAATAGTGCGATATTTGTATACTTCAAAGTCTACATTTCAATTATTTCACTATACTGGATGTTATCCCTATAATTATCAAGAACTACTTTTCTAATATCCATAATGTCATTTGGAATATCATTTATTTTAAACCATTTTAATTCCGAGCATTTATCTGGTTCCATGATTTTAGGTATACCATCATACTCATTAACGATAAAGTAAATATCATAATATGTTCTTCCTCCAACATCGTTAACACGATGAGATAAATGAGCAAAAGATACATCTGCTATTTTTACGTCAATTCCTAATTCCTCTGCACATTCCCTCACAACAGCCATTTTAGCTGTTTCATTTTCATCGACATGTCCACTACCTGCCATATCCCACATTCCATCTTTATAGCCAGTATTTTTCCTGCGATGCAATAAAATTAGCGCATCACCATCTTTTCTCTGTAAAATAATTGGAATTATAGCTGATAATGACCTAAAATGTTCTCCCATTTTTTCACCTCTACAAATTACTATTTATTTCATAATAATTATAACATATATATCACACTATTCAATTTTCAAAGAACACTATTTTCATGAATTACTACGCACTCTCTACAAACAACGCAATATCATACTTCTATAGTTACAATAAAGGTAAAAGATACAGAAACTATTTGCCTTGAAAATTTCAACCCTAATTATACCAAGACAGATGTTAGAATTGTTGACAGAAATTCTAATTGGGTTTTATTGACTTTAAACTTAAACATATATTATGATACTATATATATTTATTTACCAAATGGGTAAATATAAATACAATTTAACTCTGTTGTCTATAATTTATTACTCATATTGTGAATGCAATAAATTCCATTTTAATATAGTGAAAGGAGCTTATGCAGTGAAAAAACTAAAATTTATTGGGTTAATAATATTATTGTTATTACCAATTGTAGCCATTAGCTGTACATCACAAGATAACTCTAAAACTACAGCTAATAATACTATCGAAAAAAATAAAAATAATACTGAAAATGACACTTCTAAGAAATATCAGAATACCCCTGAAGCACAAAAAATTCTTGAAGCAAATCAAAGAGAAGATAATGAAAAAGATAATACTAACATCGATAAGAAATATAAAGATTTAGATAAATCTACATTAAATTATAATAACGGATATTCATCTAATACTTACTATGAAACTAAAGAAAGTTTTGTTGGAAGTGAAGCGGCAATCCCTAAAATTAATAACAAAAAATATATGGAAATACTGAAAGATTATACCTATGCAAGTGAGGTGAATCCTACAAAAATACCTTATAGTGAAGCAGTAAAACTTGCAAAAAGCATATTACCTGATGATATAAAGGAAGTGCAGAAAAAATATGATAAGGATACCTCCACAACTTATGTAAGTTATTCCTCTAGCAAAGGGAATTTTGTAGTTGGATTTTCTTATGATTATGATACTTCCCAAGCTTCAGGTTTTAATCCAAATTCTGATAATGAAATTATTGTTGGTATACATTATCTTAAACAAATATCTGAATAAATATAATCAATTACTTAAACAACAATTCAGTTATATTTTTCTCATAATATTTGCTATAATATTTTAACAAATCATTTTAAATAAAAAAGGCTATAAGCATTAATTTTCAGTGTCTATAGCCTTAAACCTTTTTAAGAAAGTAATGCAAATATTAAAGTTATATTTAAATAAAATTCTCATTTTATTATAGCAATCTAGAATATCTATTTCTGATATTAAATAAATATCCTTTCACTTAATTCCATAATGTATAGATGAAATACCAAAAGTCAAGGATTTATACCCTGCATCCTTAAAACCAATCTCACTAAACTTTTCTTTAAGTAGTTTTTTACTCATAAACATATTAACTGAATCTCTAAGATAATAATATGCTTCTTTATCTCCTGTACCTATTGATCCGACTGTTGGTAATACATAATTAAAATATAAATCATATATATTTTTTAAAATTGGTATATTAGGTTTAGAAAGTTCTAAACATATTACTTTCCCTCCTGGTTTTAAAACTCTATACATTTCTGATAAGGCTTTGTTTTTATCAGCAATATTTCTTAACCCAAAAGCTATTGTAATACAATCAAAGGTGTTTTCTTCAAATGGTAATTTTGTAATACTGCCTTTAATTAATTTATAGCTATAATCCTTTAAAGATTCACTTAATCTTTTAGCTCCAACGTTAAGCATTTCTTGGCTAAAATCTATTCCAATAACTGTAGTATTTTTTCCAACAGACTTGCATTCATAATTAATCATTTGTCCTGTGCCACAACATAAATCTAACACCTTTTGTCCTTCTTTAATATCACATATTTTTATTGCTTTTCTTCTCCATAGTCTATCAATATTTAATGTTAAAATTGAATTTAATATATCATATCTTTTTGCAATAACAGAAAAAATCTTTTCCACCTCTGACACATTAATTTCTACCACTATAATCACCACACCTTTTTTTATTCTTCTATTATAAAAAATTGTTAATCTATTTATTAATTTTATTTCCTACATATATCTCTTATACAATTTTATTATTTTAACGTATTGTGCTAATAAATTTAATAAGATTAAAATAGTGAAAAATGAATGGTGAATAATTCATCATTCATTATTTAAGATATCAGTATAAAGAACTAGCACAACGAGTTGCTTTAAATATCCTCTTATATTAGTGGAAACAAAACAAATACTGTAAAATCCCAAATTGCATGAGATATTATTATTGGTACAAGGCTCTTCTCTTTCTTATAAATCCATCCCCAATATATTCCACATACTAACGCAGCTATCACAAGCATAAAATTAAATGTAATTATATGAACGCCAGAATATAATAAAGTTGCTAATATATATCCTTTATTTTCACCAAATTTTTTCGTAAGATTTTTTTGTATAAAACCTCTCCAATATATTTCTTCTCCAGGTCCTATTATAAACATTAATAGGATTCCTATGAGTAATGAACTCCCCTGTACCCTATTACTATAAACTGATGATATTTGAGCATCCTTAAAGGGAAATAAATATCCCGAAATTATATTTCCAGCATAAAAAACAAAGTATAATATTATAGCTGAAATAATTCCAATTAATATGTACCTTAATTTTATATTGCTAAATGAAATTAAGTTTTTATCGGAGAACAAAGCTATAGTTACTAACGCTAATATAGACGCACTCATTTCAATCCAAAAATTAAATGGCTTTACTACAAATATTACAAACCACAATATTGTAGCTATGATTAATGATGAAATAATTACTTTGTTTTTACTTTCATTTTTATCCAAAGCTTTACCACCTTTCTATAAAATATAAGATAAAAGTAACGATAAAATTAAAAGAATTCCAAATTGACCTTGAAGCTTACCACTTTCTTTATCAAGCTCTGCAATATAATCGCTTGAATCTTTAGCAATTCTTAATTTGTTAATATTTTTAGTAGCAGCTGATACTGTTATTAAACAAATTAAACTTATATAGGGAATATATTTTAAAATGATTATTATGATGAGAAAAATATACGAAAGTACAATCAGGCTTAAATATACTTTTTGCGCTTTCTTGTGGCCTATACTTATTGACAGTGTTTTTATACCAGCTTTCTTATCATGTTTTATATCCCTAATATCATTAGCATGTAATATTGCTGTAGTTAAAAGTGCAGTTGGAATTGATATTAAAAATGACTGCATCGTAAACTTCTGCATCTGCAAATAATACCCTCCAAGTGTCATTAATGGTCCAAAAATTATAAATACCAAAGGTGTACCCAATCCTCTATATTTAAGCTTTAATGGTCTTCCTGTATAAAAATATCCACACAAAGCACCAGCAATCCCTAGAATTAAAATCACAATTCCTACATTGTAAGCCAAGTATAAACCAATTAAACAACCTACAATCAGTAATAATATTCCGCTTTTATATACTTCTTTTAAAGTCAGCAGTCCTTCAACAACTACTCCGCTGGAACTATGAGAATCCTTTGTATCAACCTTATTTATAAAGTCATCATGATCATTTAATAAATTTACTGAAGATTGCAGAAAAATAATTGCTATGACTGAAAGTATAAAATATCCAAGATTAAAATTAGGCTCTTTTAATGCTAATATTCCTCCAAGTATAACTGGAATTACTGAAGCTGTTAAAGAAAAAGGCCTTGAAGCCCTAATAAATAACTTAAATTTTTCAATTGTCATTTTATTTTTAATCACCTCTATCAAGTAATCTTTCTTGATTAGTATTAATTTATTCCTTTTATAAGATTCAAAAAATAATATTATAGCTTATCTAAAATTTTTTTAGATAAGCTATAATATATTATTACATACGCATTGCCATAG
The window above is part of the Clostridium saccharoperbutylacetonicum N1-4(HMT) genome. Proteins encoded here:
- a CDS encoding IS3 family transposase (programmed frameshift); this encodes MDYDNGVGSIQEICISYKISTSTFHEWRYKYEKHGLDGLKESRKSQKYSKEIKERALKDYFSGKYSQMEISKKYGISNRSVFKLWINKYNSHRKIIATPEGMRHSMTKGRTTSLNERIEIVQYCIAHNNDYNKAAETYKVSYNQVYQWVRKYESGGENALQDARGRKKPDSDLTPEDRIKLEMKRLEAENERLRAENAFLKKLGGTRKEAVLSRIRQENKYIAIEELHNTEKFSILLLCEIAMISRSSFYKWANHEKSTLENENKMLVDEIIKIYEDVDGIYGYRRMTMNLNRKLGENFNHKRIYRLMKVAGLQSVIRRKKKRYIKSIPQQVAENILNRKFTADKPNQKWLTDVTEFKYGNSKKAYLSAILDLNDNSIVSYVLGHSNNNELVFKTLDLALTASPGAKPILHSDRGFQYTSYGFKRKLTLAEMTQSMSRVGKCIDNGPMEAFWGILKCEKYYLYKYDTYDELSNAIDDYISFYNNKRLQKRLNGLSPLEFRALAA
- a CDS encoding CPBP family intramembrane glutamic endopeptidase — translated: MDKNESKNKVIISSLIIATILWFVIFVVKPFNFWIEMSASILALVTIALFSDKNLISFSNIKLRYILIGIISAIILYFVFYAGNIISGYLFPFKDAQISSVYSNRVQGSSLLIGILLMFIIGPGEEIYWRGFIQKNLTKKFGENKGYILATLLYSGVHIITFNFMLVIAALVCGIYWGWIYKKEKSLVPIIISHAIWDFTVFVLFPLI
- the ubiE gene encoding bifunctional demethylmenaquinone methyltransferase/2-methoxy-6-polyprenyl-1,4-benzoquinol methylase UbiE yields the protein MVEINVSEVEKIFSVIAKRYDILNSILTLNIDRLWRRKAIKICDIKEGQKVLDLCCGTGQMINYECKSVGKNTTVIGIDFSQEMLNVGAKRLSESLKDYSYKLIKGSITKLPFEENTFDCITIAFGLRNIADKNKALSEMYRVLKPGGKVICLELSKPNIPILKNIYDLYFNYVLPTVGSIGTGDKEAYYYLRDSVNMFMSKKLLKEKFSEIGFKDAGYKSLTFGISSIHYGIK
- a CDS encoding NUDIX hydrolase, whose product is MGEHFRSLSAIIPIILQRKDGDALILLHRRKNTGYKDGMWDMAGSGHVDENETAKMAVVRECAEELGIDVKIADVSFAHLSHRVNDVGGRTYYDIYFIVNEYDGIPKIMEPDKCSELKWFKINDIPNDIMDIRKVVLDNYRDNIQYSEIIEM
- the menA gene encoding 1,4-dihydroxy-2-naphthoate octaprenyltransferase codes for the protein MTIEKFKLFIRASRPFSLTASVIPVILGGILALKEPNFNLGYFILSVIAIIFLQSSVNLLNDHDDFINKVDTKDSHSSSGVVVEGLLTLKEVYKSGILLLIVGCLIGLYLAYNVGIVILILGIAGALCGYFYTGRPLKLKYRGLGTPLVFIIFGPLMTLGGYYLQMQKFTMQSFLISIPTALLTTAILHANDIRDIKHDKKAGIKTLSISIGHKKAQKVYLSLIVLSYIFLIIIIILKYIPYISLICLITVSAATKNINKLRIAKDSSDYIAELDKESGKLQGQFGILLILSLLLSYIL